In a genomic window of Vicia villosa cultivar HV-30 ecotype Madison, WI unplaced genomic scaffold, Vvil1.0 ctg.000926F_1_1, whole genome shotgun sequence:
- the LOC131632299 gene encoding uncharacterized protein LOC131632299 translates to MEYHLVAATNATSNKLSRMSHQFCLDLNEDLNEDDSPIRDEGALRYSLASNPPSLVAFNNRIESVGAAESTQVVANISPFSRNNNLLSSGSGSSSSARGLGWGFNGFTNNNNTNTNLDLFDSIQPENDDTFIHRTINVQQNESIFSGDHVNQFITPTIVPVRSNSYVPQQPQSPSNLSTSSYHINPPPPPLGPEFNTPIEFDQYVQTDTSLTRPENRRRDHIDILTSHSIELRAQRNRLRNEIFSTLQHLHNGGSVRTEELLILDLSIVLNVLDSQENIDMLHNIDEENYVEEEIIRRLN, encoded by the exons ATGGAATATCATCTTGTTGCTGCCACTAATGCAACAT CTAACAAGTTATCAAGAATGAGTCATCAATTTTGTTTAGACTTGAATGAAGATTTGAATGAAGATGATAGCCCAATTCGTGATGAAGGAGCTCTAAGATATTCATTGGCTTCTAATCCTCCTTCCTTGGTAGCTTTCAACAATCGCATAGAATCAGTTGGAGCTGCTGAATCAACTCAGGTTGTAGCGAATATATCACCATTTTCaagaaataataatttattgtCTTCTGGATCTGGTTCATCATCTTCCGCTCGAGGTCTAGGTTGGGGGTTTAATGGTTTTACCAATAACAACAACACTAACACCAACTTAGATCTATTTGATTCTATTCAACCGGAAAATGATGATACATTTATTCATAGAACCATAAATGTTCAACAAAATGAAAGTATTTTTTCAGGAGATCATGTGAATCAATTTATCACTCCAACTATTGTTCCTGTGCGGTCTAATAGTTATGTACCACAACAACCACAATCACCTTCTAATCTTTCGACAAGTAGTTACCACATAAATCCTCCTCCACCTCCTCTTGGGCCAGAGTTCAATACTCCTATAGAATTTGATCAATACGTGCAGACCGATACATCATTGACTAGACCAGAGAATCGTCGTCGAGACCATATCGACATTCTCACCTCACATTCTATTGAACTTAGGGCTCAAAGAAACAGGCTTAGGAATGAG ATTTTTAGCACCTTACAACATTTGCACAACGGTGGCTCCGTGCGTACAGag GAGTTGTTGATATTGGATCTTTCAATTGTGTTAAATGTGCTTGATTCTCAAGAAAATATCGATATGCTACATAATATCGACGAG GAAAACTATGTGGAAGAGGAGATTATCAGAAGGTTGAATTAG